From the genome of Candidatus Eisenbacteria bacterium:
GGGCTTCTCGCACGCATTCCGCGCGCGCATCGAGGGACTGGTCGGCTCGTCGCTTCCAGCCGGCGCGCGTGATGGCACGCCGCTCGCCGACTGCGTCGTCCTGCTGTCGCGGAGCTATCGCTTCGCCGGCGACAGTGGCATCGGCCGGCTCGCGGACGCGGTCAACCGCGGCGACGCGGAGCGCGCGATGGCGCTCCTCGACGCAGCCTCCACGCCGGACGTCGTGCGGGCCGACGGGCCGGATCGCGAGCTGGTGGCGACCGCCGTCGAAGGATACCGCGATCATCTCGCGCGGGTCGCGGCGGGTGCGCCGCCGGCCGAGATCTTCGCCGCCTTCCGCGGCTTCCGCGTGCTGTGTGCGCACCGCAGGGGTCCGCGCGGTGCGGAAACCTTGAACCGACTCGTCGTCGAGCGTCTCGGTGCGCATGGCGAATGGTACCCGGGTCGTCCGGTCCTGGTGACCGAGAACGACTACGCCCTCCGCCTCTTCAACGGCGACGTGGGGATCGCGCTCCCCGACCCGGATGCCGGCGGCCGGCTGCGCGTCTTCTTCGAAGGCGAAGCGGGCACGCTGCGCCGCATTCCCCCGCTGCGCCTGCCGCCGCACGAGACGACGTACGCCATGACGATCCACAAGAGCCAGGGCTCGGAGTTCGACCGGGTCGTGCTCGTCCTGCCGCCGGAGGACTCGCGGCTGCTGACGCGGGAGCTGCTCTACACGGCGATCACGCGCGCCCGGTCGTCGGTGCTGGTGTGGGGCGACGACCTCGTGGTTCGCGCCGCCGTCGAACGCCGGCTCGTCCGCTCCTCCGGATTGCGCGACGCTCTCTGGGGCTCCTAGCGCCGTCGCAGTCGCACGACGGGGCGCGAACGCGGTATGGTCCGCCCGTGGCGAGCGTCCTCGAGACCTATCGCGACCCGCTCTTCTGGTCGTTCCCGATGGGCAGCATCGTCGCGAGCCTCGTCGCCTTCGCGGCCTTCGCGGGGCCGCTCACGTACATCGCGTGGCGCGATCCGGCGTGGGCGCGGCCGTACCGCCTGCAGAGCCGCCCGCCGCGCGAGCAGCAGCTCGTGGCGGCGTCGATCGGCACGTGGATCGTGAACAACGGCTGTCTCGCGATCGCGACCGTCCTGTCGTGGCCGCTCCTGCGCACGAGCGGCGTGCACGCCGGGCCGCTGCCGGGATGGTGGGTGATCGCG
Proteins encoded in this window:
- a CDS encoding sterol desaturase family protein; translated protein: MASVLETYRDPLFWSFPMGSIVASLVAFAAFAGPLTYIAWRDPAWARPYRLQSRPPREQQLVAASIGTWIVNNGCLAIATVLSWPLLRTSGVHAGPLPGWWVIAAQLVFFVYLDDFLYYWFHRGMHTRWLYKRVHGWHHRIVTPWAITGHYMHPVEYVLTGTLALVGPLLVGAHVVVLWIWFAFRQWEAAEGH